One region of Ictalurus furcatus strain D&B chromosome 17, Billie_1.0, whole genome shotgun sequence genomic DNA includes:
- the hepacama gene encoding hepatic and glial cell adhesion molecule a, with protein MKVERQASSKEAGVFSLFQKLCILNFFLAVVNGVNITCPSSIIRGTLGGSAMLSVSYTSTSSDRPVIKWQLKRDKPITVVQSIGTDIIGNLRSEYRGRIMLFDNGSLLLNYLQLSDEGAYEVEISITDDTFTGEKHMNLTVDVPLSRPFVHMVASSVLELTEHFTLNCTHERGTKPIYGWLKGGKPLINDSRLLLSHDQKVLTISRVVMSDDDIYTCTVENPISNMKSMPVRLTVYRRSSLYIILSTGGIFLLITLVTVCACWKPSKKKRQQSVMQNRQNVEQSNGNHEVAVDIVPGRSYHTRKGPGGLYVLKETDFSEEQDEEPCNYIHPLDPQSPPCYPSTFSSPDAYTYSGRRYPRTPVPSPPTTPTATMATTSSQHMRSLTRKPHPSAASPTPSNTEEQSTVHETSIHSRI; from the exons ATGAAGGTGGAGAGGCAGGCTTCCTCCAAAGAGGCAGGAGTTTTTTCACTTTTCCAGAAACTGTGCATCCTCAACTTTTTCCTGGCAG TCGTCAATGGAGTGAACATCACCTGCCCATCCTCTATCATAAGAGGCACCCTAGGTGGCTCAGCCATGCTCTCCGTCAGCTACACCAGCACCAGCTCAGACAGGCCCGTCATCAAGTGGCAGCTGAAGAGGGACAAACCCATCACTGTGGTGCAGTCTATCGGCACTGACATCATTGGGAACTTGCGGAGTGAGTACCGTGGCCGCATCATGCTCTTCGACAACGGATCACTGCTGCTCAACTACCTGCAGTTGTCAGATGAGGGCGCCTACGAAGTGGAGATCTCCATCACTGATGACACCTTTACCGGAGAGAAACACATGAACCTCACTGTAGACG TTCCTTTGTCCAGGCCATTCGTGCACATGGTGGCTTCCTCTGTGCTGGAGCTTACTGAGCACTTTACATTGAACTGCACTCATGAAAGGGGCACAAAGCCTATTTATGGCTGGCTGAAGGGTGGGAAACCCCTGATCAATGACTCACGTCTGctactgtcacatgaccagaaaGTTCTGACTATCTCCAGGGTGGTGATGTCAGACGATGATATCTACACCTGCACTGTGGAGAACCCCATCAGCAACATGAAGAGCATGCCTGTCAGACTCACAGTCTACA gaCGGAGTTCTCTCTATATCATCCTTTCAACTGGTGGAATTTTCTTGCTCATAACCCTGGTGACGGTGTGTGCCTGCTGGAAGCCCTCCAAAAA AAAAAGGCAACAGTCTGTCATGCAGAACAGGCAAAATGTGGAGCAGAGCAATGGCAATCATGAAG TTGCAGTTGATATTGTGCCAGGAAGGAGCTACCATACTCGTAAAGGCCCAGGTGGCTTATATGTTCTGAAGGAAACA GACTTTTCAGAAGAACAAGACGAGGAGCCATGTAACTACATCCACCCTTTGGATCCACAAAGTCCACCTTGCTATCCCAGCACATTCTCCTCTCCAGATGCATATACCTACTCAGGAAGAAGATACCCTCGCACCCCTGTTCCCTCTCCTCCCACAACCCCGACTGCCACCATGGCCaccacatcttcacaacatatgCGAAGCTTAACGCGAAAGCCCCACCCTTCGGCTGCAAGCCCCACCCCCTCAAACACGGAGGAGCAGTCGACTGTACACGAGACTAGCATTCACAGCCGCATTTAA